One segment of Panicum virgatum strain AP13 chromosome 3K, P.virgatum_v5, whole genome shotgun sequence DNA contains the following:
- the LOC120697694 gene encoding probable protein phosphatase 2C 52 isoform X2, with amino-acid sequence MVYDGAVKDQESAANTASASSAVSEVSGDSPAAPAASEAAAVSARPSARPPHDKRLGVRHPLKHRRFRAGGKMMVEPGGVPPAQAVAEGEEEEASEVEEEEVVEEEASSTETEMQVADVEVSSAPAAGVQGMEVDGSEMEASPEPAVAVGDTELEAQQEEEDEVSSIAVAQGERKQETAPATSTVLAVEAPKENDQDKEREKENRDKERERQKERERVDEVGYMSGGWKSVDGSLNCGYSSFRGKRASMEDFYDIKSSKIDDKQISLFGIFDGHGGSRAAEYLKEHLFDNLMKHPGFMTDTKLAISETYIKTDSEFLDAERNSRTDDGSTASTAVLVGDHLYVANVGDSRAIISKAGKAIALSEDHKPNRSDERKRIESAGGTVIWAGTWRVGGVLAMSRAFGNRLLKQFVIAEPEIQDAVSLVKMEEEPEAAARKLTETAFSRGSSDNITCIVVKFQHNKPSGDSPSPSGDKS; translated from the exons ATGGTTTACGATGGCGCCGTGAAGGACCAGGAGAGCGCGGCGAACACAGCGTCAGCATCGTCGGCGGTGTCGGAGGTATCGGGGGATTCGcccgcggcgcccgcggcgtcggaggcggcggcggtgagcgcgAGGCCCTCGGCGAGGCCACCGCACGATAAGAGGCTCGGCGTGCGGCACCCCTTGAAGCACCGCCGGTTCCGTGCCGGGGGGAAGATGATGGTGGAGCCAGGAGGGGTGCCACCCGCTCAGGCTGTGGcagaaggggaggaggaggaagccagcgaggtggaagaggaagaggtggtggaggaggaggcctcgtcCACGGAGACGGAGATGCAAGTTGCCGATGTGGAGGTGTCATCAGCGCCGGCAGCAGGGGTACAAGGGATGGAGGTGGACGGGAGCGAAATGGAGGCATCACCTGAGCCAGCGGTGGCTGTGGGGGACACAGAGTTGGAGGCCCAGCAAGAAGAGGAGGATGAGGTTTCGTCCATCGCGGTGGCACAGGGGGAGAGGAAGCAGGAGACTGCACCTGCAACTTCTACCGTGCTAGCTGTGGAGGCGCCCAAGGAGAATGATCAGGAtaaggagagggagaaggagaatAGGGACAAAGAGAGGGAAAGgcagaaggagagggagagagtggaTGAGGTTGGCTATATGAGTGGAGGATGGAAGAG TGTTGATGGAAGTCTGAATTGTGGGTATTCAAGTTTTAGAGGAAAAAGGGCAAGCATGGAAGATTTCTATGATATAAAATCATCTAAAATTGATGATAAACAAATAAGTCTCTTCGGAATTTTTGACG GTCATGGTGGTTCACGTGCTGCTGAGTATTTGAAGGAGCACTTGTTTGACAACCTCATGAAACATCCGGGGTTCATGACAGATACAAAATTAGCTATAA GTGAAACATATATAAAGACTGATTCAGAGTTCTTAGATGCTGAAAGGAACTCTCGTACAGATGATGGATCAACTGCGTCGACAGCAGTGTTGGTTGGTGATCATCTTTACGTGGCAAATGTTGGAGACTCAAGGGCTATTATATCGAAGGCTGGCAAAG CTATTGCACTATCTGAAGACCACAAGCCGAACAGAAgtgatgagaggaagcgaattGAGAGTGCTGGTGGGACAGTAATATGGGctg GAACATGGAGGGTAGGTGGCGTACTTGCGATGTCTCGGGCATTTGGCAACCGTCTGCTAAAGCAATTTGTTATTGCAGAGCCTGAGATTCAG GATGCGGTTTCACTTGTGAAGAtggaggaggaaccagaggcAGCAGCCCGGAAGCTGACAGAGACTGCATTCTCCCGCGGGAGCAGCGATAACATCACGTGCATAGTTGTGAAATTCCAGCACAACAAGCCGAGCGGTGATTCTCCCTCGCCTTCGGGCGACAAGAGTTGA
- the LOC120697690 gene encoding disease resistance protein RPS2-like encodes MESLIEHIFRPLQQIFTRTVGYILFCDYYVGQLRGDARWLRSQRDDVRKEVSLAERQGMEATNLVSQWLDAAASLLLRADDIVAELPREGAGGSSLGRRAAYRLSKRADDARAEIVTLLEQRSTFERVADAPVFVRTEMLPVTTPLIGLDALLARLGDAFQVDAGSGVIGIYGMPGVGKTTLLRHFNNTSLSAVAVSMDIHLIIYVEVTEHYSAAAVQRAIGARLGLRWDDERTTKEKALALFAYLHKWNFVLLLDDVWEPLNLAEIGVPVPGRQGRSKVLLTTRLEQVCDQMDVAMKIKVECLDGNHSWELFEHKVGNVLSRETRPLAQAMVSRCGGLPLALITVARAMACKRLTQEWDHSMSVLNLAPWKLEGLDVGLLTSLKRSYDSLRDDSLRSCLLYSSLFRGELLKESLVECLIGEGFVSDFTADDMDNLYNKGHYMLGILVTSSLLEAGGDYHHVKMHPMVRAMALWAATDCGKMQDRWLVRTGLQTSATPRAEKWTNAERVSLTRTDIHELNEAPTCSILKTLLLQSNRFLGRICHGFFASMPCLRLLDLSDTQLAALPSEINLLVTLHYLCLNNTIIRSLPDGIGALVNLRFLLLSKVPVQNIAAGVLNPLTALQVLCMDRCYSSWIDVDSREVESGSSRKKIRRQPREGVNLRELESLKSLHILDIAVQTFYSLEKLSLSPHLAGHLRNLHIEDCGELRTLLFSPSSLWEYMSKLKGINITGCCNLEKVLVVGGEYSGQQLSSSDSVVNMKRLEVPTEPVDIDNLFRSITVSNTNKAIRAKSLERAKPVTLLPSLQSIILHDLPKAKIVWQGGNLEHLCSLTISSCSSFEQLLYLIEDKRMPGEEASRQQSLTKSIFPNLKELELQDLPNMKSISPQHITIDFPNLEKLKVVRCSKLKKLKLVAGSLRELRCEQSWWNMLEWDNENHKSAFSPSVKSLH; translated from the coding sequence ATGGAGTCCCTAATCGAGCACATCTTCCGGCCGCTGCAGCAAATTTTCACGCGCACAGTCGGCTACATCCTGTTCTGCGACTACTACGTCGGCCAGCTCCGGGGCGATGCCAGGTGGTTGAGGAGTCAGCGCGACGACGTGCGCAAGGAAGTGAGCTTGGCGGAGAGGCAGGGGATGGAGGCGACCAACCTGGTAAGCCAGTGGCTGGACGCCGCTGCGTCGCTGCTGCTTCGCGCCGATGACATCGTCGCCGAGTTACCAAGGGAGGGAGCCGGCGGGTCCTCGCTAGGCCGGCGAGCGGCATACCGCCTGAGCAAGCGGGCCGACGACGCGCGGGCGGAAATTGTCACCCTCCTCGAGCAAAGATCTACCTTCGAGAGAGTGGCCGACGCGCCCGTGTTCGTCCGCACCGAGATGCTCCCGGTGACGACCCCGTTGATTGGCCTAGATGCCCTCCTGGCGCGGCTCGGTGATGCCTTCCAGGTGGATGCCGGGAGCGGCGTCATCGGCATATACGGCATGCCGGGCGTCGGTAAGACCACTCTGCTGCGCCACTTCAACAACACCTCCCTCTCGGCGGTCGCGGTGTCCATGGACATACACCTCATCATCTACGTGGAGGTCACCGAGCACTACAGCGCGGCCGCGGTCCAGAGGGCGATCGGGGCTCGCCTGGGTCTCCGGTGGGACGACGAGAGGACCACCAAGGAGAAGGCGCTCGCCCTGTTCGCCTACCTCCACAAATGGAACTTCGTGCTCCTCCTGGACGACGTGTGGGAGCCACTGAACCTCGCGGAGATCGGGGTCCCCGTCCCCGGCCGCCAAGGGAGGAGCAAGGTCCTGCTCACGACGCGGCTCGAGCAGGTGTGCGACCAGATGGACGTGGCAATGAAGATCAAGGTGGAGTGCCTGGATGGCAACCACTCCTGGGAGCTGTTCGAGCACAAGGTGGGCAACGTGCTGAGCAGGGAGACCAGGCCTCTAGCTCAGGCCATGGTGTCGCGGTGCGGTGGCCTTCCACTTGCTCTCATCACAGTCGCGCGGGCCATGGCCTGCAAGAGGCTGACACAGGAGTGGGATCATAGCATGTCGGTGCTCAATCTGGCGCCGTGGAAGCTCGAGGGCCTCGATGTCGGCCTGCTCACCAGCTTGAAGCGGAGCTACGACAGCTTGCGGGACGACAGCCTCCGGAGCTGCCTCTTGTACAGCTCTTTGTTCAGGGGAGAGCTGCTCAAGGAATCGCTTGTGGAGTGCTTGATAGGAGAAGGATTCGTGAGTGATTTTACAGCGGACGACATGGATAATCTCTACAACAAAGGTCATTACATGCTTGGCATTCTGGTGACCTCCTCTTTGCTCGAAGCAGGCGGTGACTACCATCATGTCAAGATGCACCCGATGGTGCGTGCCATGGCCTTATGGGCGGCTACGGACTGCGGCAAGATGCAGGACAGATGGCTAGTCCGAACAGGTCTCCAGACAAGTGCAACACCCCGGGCCGAGAAATGGACCAACGCGGAGAGGGTATCGTTGACGCGCACTGATATCCACGAGCTGAACGAGGCACCGACATGCTCGATTCTGAAAACATTGCTTCTCCAGAGTAACCGGTTTCTAGGGAGGATATGCCACGGTTTCTTTGCCTCCATGCCTTGCCTCAGGTTGTTGGACTTGTCGGATACTCAGCTCGCCGCATTGCCATCCGAAATCAACCTGCTTGTCACCCTGCATTATCTCTGTCTCAACAACACAATCATCCGTTCCCTTCCAGACGGGATCGGGGCTCTGGTGAATTTGCGGTTCCTTTTGCTGTCCAAAGTGCCCGTCCAGAATATTGCCGCCGGCGTGCTCAACCCACTTACTGCTTTGCAAGTCCTGTGTATGGATCGCTGCTACAGCAGCTGGATCGACGTCGACAGCCGTGAGGTTGAATCGGGCAGCTCAAGGAAAAAAATTAGGAGGCAACCCAGGGAAGGCGTCAATCTGCGTGAACTAGAGAGCCTGAAGAGCTTGCATATACTTGACATAGCTGTGCAAACATTCTACTCCCTGGAGAAGCTGTCTCTGTCTCCCCATCTTGCAGGGCACTTGCGGAATCTGCACATAGAGGACTGCGGCGAATTGCGGACGCTCCTGTTTTCGCCTTCAAGCCTCTGGGAGTACATGAGTAAATTGAAGGGCATCAACATTACCGGTTGCTGCAATCTGGAGAAGGTGCTCGTTGTTGGAGGTGAATATAGCGGCCAGCAGCTCAGTTCATCTGATTCAGTCGTCAATATGAAACGTTTAGAGGTGCCTACTGAGCCCGTGGACATTGACAACTTGTTTCGTTCAATTACCGTGAGCAATACAAATAAGGCTATCCGTGCGAAGAGCTTAGAGCGTGCAAAACCAGTGACACTGTTGCCTTCTCTCCAAAGTATTATCCTTCACGACCTACCCAAGGCGAAGATCGTCTGGCAGGGTGGCAACCTCGAGCATCTATGTTCCTTGACCATTTCATCTTGCAGCAGTTTTGAGCAGCTTTTGTACTTAATCGAAGATAAAAGGATGCCTGGTGAAGAAGCGTCCAGGCAACAGTCGCTTACTAAATCTATCTTTCCGAATCTTAAGGAGCTAGAGCTGCAAGACTTGCCAAACATGAAGAGCATAAGTCCACAACATATCACAATAGATTTCCCAAATCTGGAGAAACTCAAAGTTGTTAGATGCAGTAAGCTCAAGAAGCTCAAGCTGGTGGCTGGATCCCTGAGAGAACTCCGATGTGAACAGTCGTGGTGGAACATGCTCGAATGGGACAATGAGAACCATAAATCCGCCTTCTCGCCTTCAGTGAAAAGCTTACACTGA
- the LOC120697694 gene encoding probable protein phosphatase 2C 52 isoform X1, with protein sequence MVYDGAVKDQESAANTASASSAVSEVSGDSPAAPAASEAAAVSARPSARPPHDKRLGVRHPLKHRRFRAGGKMMVEPGGVPPAQAVAEGEEEEASEVEEEEVVEEEASSTETEMQVADVEVSSAPAAGVQGMEVDGSEMEASPEPAVAVGDTELEAQQEEEDEVSSIAVAQGERKQETAPATSTVLAVEAPKENDQDKEREKENRDKERERQKERERVDEVGYMSGGWKSVDGSLNCGYSSFRGKRASMEDFYDIKSSKIDDKQISLFGIFDGHGGSRAAEYLKEHLFDNLMKHPGFMTDTKLAISETYIKTDSEFLDAERNSRTDDGSTASTAVLVGDHLYVANVGDSRAIISKAGKAIALSEDHKPNRSDERKRIESAGGTVIWAGTWRVGGVLAMSRAFGNRLLKQFVIAEPEIQEQEINDELEFLIVASDGLWDRVPNEDAVSLVKMEEEPEAAARKLTETAFSRGSSDNITCIVVKFQHNKPSGDSPSPSGDKS encoded by the exons ATGGTTTACGATGGCGCCGTGAAGGACCAGGAGAGCGCGGCGAACACAGCGTCAGCATCGTCGGCGGTGTCGGAGGTATCGGGGGATTCGcccgcggcgcccgcggcgtcggaggcggcggcggtgagcgcgAGGCCCTCGGCGAGGCCACCGCACGATAAGAGGCTCGGCGTGCGGCACCCCTTGAAGCACCGCCGGTTCCGTGCCGGGGGGAAGATGATGGTGGAGCCAGGAGGGGTGCCACCCGCTCAGGCTGTGGcagaaggggaggaggaggaagccagcgaggtggaagaggaagaggtggtggaggaggaggcctcgtcCACGGAGACGGAGATGCAAGTTGCCGATGTGGAGGTGTCATCAGCGCCGGCAGCAGGGGTACAAGGGATGGAGGTGGACGGGAGCGAAATGGAGGCATCACCTGAGCCAGCGGTGGCTGTGGGGGACACAGAGTTGGAGGCCCAGCAAGAAGAGGAGGATGAGGTTTCGTCCATCGCGGTGGCACAGGGGGAGAGGAAGCAGGAGACTGCACCTGCAACTTCTACCGTGCTAGCTGTGGAGGCGCCCAAGGAGAATGATCAGGAtaaggagagggagaaggagaatAGGGACAAAGAGAGGGAAAGgcagaaggagagggagagagtggaTGAGGTTGGCTATATGAGTGGAGGATGGAAGAG TGTTGATGGAAGTCTGAATTGTGGGTATTCAAGTTTTAGAGGAAAAAGGGCAAGCATGGAAGATTTCTATGATATAAAATCATCTAAAATTGATGATAAACAAATAAGTCTCTTCGGAATTTTTGACG GTCATGGTGGTTCACGTGCTGCTGAGTATTTGAAGGAGCACTTGTTTGACAACCTCATGAAACATCCGGGGTTCATGACAGATACAAAATTAGCTATAA GTGAAACATATATAAAGACTGATTCAGAGTTCTTAGATGCTGAAAGGAACTCTCGTACAGATGATGGATCAACTGCGTCGACAGCAGTGTTGGTTGGTGATCATCTTTACGTGGCAAATGTTGGAGACTCAAGGGCTATTATATCGAAGGCTGGCAAAG CTATTGCACTATCTGAAGACCACAAGCCGAACAGAAgtgatgagaggaagcgaattGAGAGTGCTGGTGGGACAGTAATATGGGctg GAACATGGAGGGTAGGTGGCGTACTTGCGATGTCTCGGGCATTTGGCAACCGTCTGCTAAAGCAATTTGTTATTGCAGAGCCTGAGATTCAG GAACAAGAAATAAATGATGAATTGGAGTTTCTGATTGTAGCTAGTGATGGGCTGTGGGACCGGGTTCCGAATGAG GATGCGGTTTCACTTGTGAAGAtggaggaggaaccagaggcAGCAGCCCGGAAGCTGACAGAGACTGCATTCTCCCGCGGGAGCAGCGATAACATCACGTGCATAGTTGTGAAATTCCAGCACAACAAGCCGAGCGGTGATTCTCCCTCGCCTTCGGGCGACAAGAGTTGA